In the genome of Methanopyrus kandleri AV19, one region contains:
- a CDS encoding AAA family ATPase produces the protein MIIAFTGKGGTGKTLLAALTVLELLDRHPDADLLVVDADPDANMPDVLGVEVDTTLGEVREHFKREIEGGELPPGFDKQAYMEYLVMTALQESDDYDLLVMGRSEGKGCYCAVNHWLRRVMRELLPNYDYVVMDCEAGLEHISRGIIEGVDTVLTVVDHSYKALRTAVRISRLIDELESDVGEMWVVANRVTEGEYAVIREKGEELGLRFAGFVRPDDEVVRLELHGRPLTELPPDAKVRRDMRAVLTRVGVLLSDG, from the coding sequence TTGATCATAGCCTTCACTGGGAAGGGAGGCACGGGGAAGACTCTCCTCGCCGCACTCACAGTACTCGAGCTCCTCGACCGACACCCCGACGCCGACCTGCTGGTGGTCGACGCCGACCCGGATGCTAACATGCCCGACGTGCTAGGGGTAGAGGTCGACACCACGCTCGGTGAGGTCAGGGAGCACTTCAAGCGCGAGATCGAGGGAGGAGAGCTCCCACCCGGCTTCGATAAACAGGCCTACATGGAATACTTGGTGATGACCGCGCTTCAGGAGTCCGACGACTACGATTTGCTAGTGATGGGTAGATCTGAGGGTAAGGGCTGCTACTGCGCCGTGAATCACTGGCTCCGTCGGGTTATGCGGGAGCTCCTCCCCAACTACGATTACGTGGTGATGGACTGCGAGGCAGGGCTCGAACACATCAGTCGTGGTATCATCGAGGGTGTCGACACGGTATTGACCGTCGTGGATCACTCCTACAAGGCGCTCCGGACCGCGGTCAGGATATCCCGGCTGATCGACGAACTCGAATCCGACGTCGGTGAGATGTGGGTCGTGGCGAACCGCGTGACCGAGGGGGAATACGCGGTCATACGCGAGAAGGGTGAGGAGCTTGGTCTTAGGTTCGCGGGATTCGTGAGACCCGACGACGAGGTAGTTCGACTCGAGCTTCATGGTCGCCCTCTGACCGAACTCCCACCGGACGCCAAGGTCCGCCGTGATATGCGCGCCGTGCTTACGCGGGTGGGGGTGCTCCTATCCGATGGCTGA
- the cdhC gene encoding CO dehydrogenase/CO-methylating acetyl-CoA synthase complex subunit beta, which yields MTSLADLPVDVSPRHEGERIRSGDMYVELAGPKSFGAELFKVVDPDEIEPDKVEVIGPDIDEMEEGGRYPFAIYVKAAGEELEEDVEGVLERRIHEFCNYVEGFMHLNQRDQIWCRVSKNVTEKGFRLEHLGIALRELYKEEFGNVIDSVEVTIMTDEEKVEEFLEYARRVYKKRDERAKGLSEEDVNEFYVCLMCQSFAPTHVCVITPDRPSLCGSITWHDAKAAYKIDPEGPIFPIEKGECLDPEAGEYEGVNEAVKEHSQGTVERVYLHSCLEYPHTSCGCFQAVVFYIPEVDGFGIVDREYPGETPIGLPFSTMAGEASGGEQQPGFVGVSYGYMESDKFLQYDGGWERVVWMPKALKERMKHAIPDELYDKIATEEDATTVEELREFLEKVEHPVVERWAEEEEEEEEKAPEEEAPAEEPTMEVKELPIAPGGGLNVKIVLKNAKIYAEKVIIKRADREDKS from the coding sequence TTGACGAGTCTTGCGGATCTACCCGTGGACGTGAGCCCGAGGCACGAGGGCGAGCGGATACGAAGCGGCGACATGTACGTCGAGCTAGCGGGCCCAAAGAGCTTCGGTGCCGAACTGTTCAAGGTGGTGGATCCGGACGAGATCGAGCCGGACAAAGTGGAAGTCATCGGCCCGGATATCGATGAGATGGAGGAGGGAGGGAGATACCCGTTCGCCATCTACGTGAAGGCGGCGGGCGAGGAACTCGAGGAGGACGTGGAAGGTGTGCTAGAGCGACGTATCCACGAGTTCTGCAACTACGTCGAGGGTTTCATGCACCTGAACCAGCGAGATCAGATCTGGTGTAGGGTCTCCAAGAACGTCACGGAGAAGGGCTTCCGGCTGGAACACCTCGGCATCGCGCTCCGAGAGCTGTACAAGGAGGAGTTCGGCAACGTCATCGACTCCGTGGAAGTCACGATAATGACGGACGAGGAGAAAGTGGAGGAGTTTTTGGAGTACGCCAGGAGAGTCTACAAAAAGCGTGATGAGCGTGCGAAGGGACTCTCGGAGGAGGACGTCAACGAGTTCTACGTGTGCCTGATGTGCCAGTCCTTCGCGCCCACTCACGTGTGCGTAATCACACCGGACCGGCCGAGCCTCTGTGGATCGATCACCTGGCACGACGCCAAGGCGGCCTACAAGATCGATCCAGAAGGCCCCATATTCCCGATCGAGAAGGGAGAGTGCCTCGATCCCGAGGCCGGCGAGTACGAGGGTGTGAACGAGGCGGTCAAAGAACACTCACAGGGCACTGTGGAGCGGGTTTACCTGCACTCCTGTCTCGAGTACCCGCATACGAGCTGCGGCTGCTTCCAGGCCGTCGTGTTCTACATCCCCGAGGTAGACGGATTCGGAATCGTCGACCGCGAGTACCCGGGTGAGACCCCGATCGGGCTCCCGTTCTCGACCATGGCGGGTGAAGCCAGTGGCGGTGAGCAGCAGCCGGGCTTCGTCGGCGTAAGCTACGGTTACATGGAGTCCGATAAGTTCCTACAGTACGACGGCGGCTGGGAGCGCGTGGTTTGGATGCCTAAGGCGCTGAAAGAACGCATGAAGCACGCCATCCCCGACGAGCTGTACGACAAGATAGCCACCGAGGAGGATGCGACCACCGTGGAAGAGCTCCGGGAGTTCCTCGAGAAAGTCGAGCACCCGGTCGTCGAGCGCTGGGCCGAAGAGGAGGAAGAAGAGGAGGAGAAGGCTCCGGAAGAGGAAGCGCCGGCCGAAGAGCCGACGATGGAGGTGAAGGAGCTCCCGATCGCGCCCGGTGGTGGTCTGAACGTGAAAATCGTGCTGAAAAACGCGAAGATCTACGCTGAGAAGGTCATCATCAAGCGCGCCGACCGGGAAGATAAGAGTTGA
- a CDS encoding AAA family ATPase, translated as MKVGVVGKGGVGKTTVAAALAKALTDVGYEVLAVDADPDPDLAYSLGLPESPTPIVERRELVRERTGAEPGTTYGPVFKVNPRVSDLPDELAVRVAPGLRLLVVGSVENPGEGCFCPAAALARRLIRYVIADRDESVVVDTDAGLEHFGRRVLESVDWVVVVCEPSVKSMKNARESVRLAREMGIERVALVKNKWREDAPEPDLDVDFELTVPYSDKLVELEMEGRPVWEDPVVRKAGEELARRLTR; from the coding sequence GTGAAAGTGGGAGTCGTGGGTAAAGGGGGCGTCGGCAAGACCACCGTAGCCGCCGCTCTCGCCAAGGCTCTCACGGACGTAGGGTACGAGGTGCTGGCCGTAGACGCCGATCCCGACCCCGACCTGGCTTACTCCTTGGGCCTCCCTGAATCACCCACTCCGATCGTCGAACGGCGCGAGCTCGTCCGGGAACGTACGGGTGCGGAACCGGGCACGACCTACGGCCCTGTGTTCAAGGTCAATCCGCGGGTCTCTGATCTCCCCGACGAGCTCGCCGTGAGGGTCGCGCCCGGTCTCCGACTCCTGGTGGTCGGAAGCGTTGAGAACCCCGGTGAGGGTTGCTTCTGCCCGGCCGCCGCGTTGGCACGCAGGTTAATCCGTTACGTCATCGCCGACAGGGACGAGTCCGTAGTGGTGGACACCGACGCGGGTCTGGAGCACTTCGGAAGGAGGGTACTGGAGTCCGTCGACTGGGTAGTGGTGGTGTGCGAACCCTCTGTTAAGTCCATGAAAAATGCCCGAGAGTCGGTGCGCCTCGCCCGTGAGATGGGGATCGAGAGGGTAGCCCTCGTCAAGAACAAGTGGCGGGAGGACGCTCCGGAGCCCGATCTCGACGTCGACTTCGAGCTGACGGTCCCGTACTCCGACAAGCTCGTGGAGCTGGAGATGGAGGGGAGACCGGTATGGGAGGATCCGGTGGTGAGGAAGGCGGGAGAGGAGCTGGCAAGACGTCTTACGAGGTAG
- a CDS encoding 4Fe-4S dicluster domain-containing protein — MPDVFVLVVAPDRCTDCRKCVNACERTHGHARIYKISEDAPPVTCLQCDDAPCANVCPVNAIVEEGDSWIVTEDCVGCGLCAVACPFGAIEMVNGRADKCTLCVDAPKKVPACVEACDRGALKLVSKSQVAEEKRERFAIEMERIYRTLAKLESEEGSLRGESGSRG; from the coding sequence TTGCCGGACGTTTTCGTCCTGGTCGTCGCCCCGGACAGGTGCACGGACTGCCGTAAGTGCGTCAACGCGTGCGAGCGCACCCACGGTCACGCCCGGATTTACAAGATCTCCGAGGATGCGCCCCCCGTCACGTGTCTTCAGTGTGACGACGCACCCTGCGCGAACGTCTGCCCGGTGAACGCGATCGTGGAGGAGGGCGACTCGTGGATCGTCACCGAGGACTGCGTCGGCTGCGGTTTGTGCGCCGTCGCGTGCCCCTTCGGCGCCATCGAAATGGTGAACGGCCGGGCCGACAAGTGCACCCTCTGCGTGGACGCCCCCAAGAAAGTGCCCGCGTGCGTGGAGGCGTGTGATCGGGGCGCGCTGAAGTTGGTCTCGAAGTCGCAGGTCGCGGAGGAGAAACGCGAACGGTTCGCCATCGAGATGGAACGGATATACCGGACGCTCGCGAAGCTCGAATCGGAGGAGGGGTCCCTTCGGGGTGAAAGTGGGAGTCGTGGGTAA
- the cdhD gene encoding CO dehydrogenase/acetyl-CoA synthase subunit delta → MAEDKGVKNMLEHLVKNLLVEDVEEIELRNVTIELDELELDLKTVAQTLPVEIWERILKPEVEEKEREVEVPEYEPPVEEYEGCVAEVQIGATRSDGGSRDRVVVLGGERAYFPFEEPRPNPPVVTFDVFDTPDVGIPGPIREELGDVIEDPVDWARTVVKRYGVDIVTVHLVSTSPKLHDAPVEEAMETLEDILDAVKVPIIVGGSGDPEKDVEVFVKAAEVCEGERVMLSSINEDMDFERVVEAAKEHGHVVLTFAPVDVNLMKSLNKKVLNRGLSKEDVVMDPTTCALGYGIEYTIDVMTRIRLAALKGDEHLQMPISSGSTNAWAAREAWMKEESWGPREYRGPLWEAVTATTVALCGADLLMMFHPWAVQVVMEAMEYMAEGRVTGDAYVTDVIA, encoded by the coding sequence ATGGCTGAGGATAAGGGCGTGAAGAACATGCTTGAGCACCTCGTGAAGAACCTATTAGTGGAAGATGTTGAGGAGATCGAGCTGCGGAACGTGACGATCGAGTTAGACGAGCTGGAGCTGGACCTCAAAACCGTGGCCCAAACTCTGCCGGTTGAGATCTGGGAACGCATACTCAAGCCTGAGGTTGAAGAGAAGGAGAGAGAGGTCGAGGTCCCGGAATACGAACCACCGGTTGAGGAGTACGAAGGCTGTGTGGCCGAGGTGCAGATCGGGGCGACGCGGTCCGACGGCGGTTCTCGGGATCGGGTCGTCGTCCTGGGTGGTGAGCGCGCCTACTTCCCGTTCGAAGAACCACGACCGAACCCTCCCGTGGTCACGTTCGACGTGTTCGACACCCCGGATGTGGGTATCCCCGGACCTATTCGGGAGGAGCTGGGCGACGTCATCGAAGACCCCGTGGACTGGGCAAGAACTGTCGTCAAGCGCTACGGCGTCGATATCGTCACCGTCCATCTGGTCAGTACGTCCCCCAAGCTCCATGATGCTCCTGTCGAGGAGGCTATGGAGACACTGGAGGACATCCTCGATGCCGTGAAGGTCCCGATCATCGTGGGCGGATCCGGCGACCCCGAGAAGGATGTGGAGGTGTTCGTGAAGGCGGCCGAAGTCTGCGAGGGAGAGCGGGTGATGCTATCCTCGATCAACGAGGACATGGACTTCGAGCGGGTGGTTGAGGCGGCCAAAGAACACGGTCACGTGGTACTGACCTTCGCCCCGGTCGATGTGAACCTCATGAAGTCCCTGAATAAGAAAGTACTGAATAGAGGCCTCTCGAAGGAAGACGTCGTCATGGACCCGACGACCTGCGCTCTGGGTTACGGTATCGAGTACACGATCGACGTTATGACCAGGATCAGGCTCGCCGCGCTGAAGGGTGATGAACACCTGCAGATGCCGATCTCCAGCGGTTCCACCAACGCGTGGGCCGCGCGGGAGGCTTGGATGAAGGAGGAATCTTGGGGACCGCGTGAGTACCGCGGACCGCTGTGGGAGGCGGTAACGGCGACCACGGTGGCACTCTGCGGTGCCGACCTGTTGATGATGTTCCACCCGTGGGCCGTGCAAGTGGTTATGGAGGCTATGGAGTACATGGCCGAAGGACGCGTCACCGGAGACGCGTACGTGACCGACGTGATCGCCTGA
- the acsC gene encoding acetyl-CoA decarbonylase/synthase complex subunit gamma, producing MAQLSAMDVYNLLPKANCGACGCKTCMEFATKLVNREAKPEDCPKLDDESLEKLQELLAPPVKELTIGEGDREVTVGGDEVMFRHELSFFNPPPVFVTVYDDMEEDEIAGKTEEIQEFQVERVGEVLKLDGVAVVSRTGDPEKYARAVEIAVERSEDLAVALITTDPKVMEAGLDVFDERPLLYPATEENVEDLAKLAADGDCPLGLHARDVEDLVPLVVEAQQYTDDLLLDPGTEFGPHDVVSTTDKLAEIRKAAIEEFESFGYPTLVTTFPYAFLEDDPVKAARRESYLASACVLRYADILIMDTVEPWALLPVLTQRQCVYTDPREPQEVEPGLYRIGDPDENSPVLVTTNFTLTYHCVAGDLESADIDCWLLVIDTGGLAVDVSVAGGQFTGEAVKEVIEETDIEDKVEHRVLVIPGKAAAVKGDVEDATGWDVMIGTQDSSELPEFLEKEGLLRIEE from the coding sequence GTGGCCCAGCTCAGCGCGATGGACGTGTACAACCTGCTACCCAAGGCCAACTGCGGGGCGTGTGGCTGCAAGACCTGCATGGAATTCGCTACGAAGCTCGTCAATCGGGAGGCGAAGCCCGAGGATTGCCCGAAGCTCGACGATGAGAGCCTAGAGAAGCTTCAGGAGCTGCTAGCGCCGCCAGTCAAGGAGCTGACGATAGGGGAAGGGGACCGCGAAGTCACCGTCGGCGGCGATGAGGTGATGTTCCGACACGAGCTCTCGTTCTTCAACCCACCGCCGGTGTTCGTCACCGTTTACGACGACATGGAGGAGGACGAAATCGCCGGAAAGACGGAGGAAATTCAGGAGTTTCAAGTCGAACGCGTTGGAGAGGTCCTGAAGCTTGACGGCGTCGCGGTGGTATCCCGAACGGGGGACCCCGAGAAGTACGCTCGGGCGGTTGAGATCGCGGTGGAGCGCTCTGAGGACCTCGCCGTGGCGTTGATCACCACTGATCCTAAGGTGATGGAAGCTGGTCTCGACGTTTTCGACGAACGTCCGCTGCTTTATCCGGCGACCGAGGAGAACGTCGAGGACCTAGCGAAGCTAGCGGCCGATGGGGACTGTCCCCTGGGACTTCACGCCCGTGACGTCGAAGACCTCGTACCCCTGGTCGTCGAGGCGCAGCAGTACACGGACGATCTGCTCCTGGACCCGGGTACGGAGTTCGGTCCCCACGACGTGGTTTCTACCACGGACAAGCTGGCGGAGATCCGCAAGGCGGCTATCGAGGAGTTCGAGAGCTTCGGTTACCCGACCCTCGTTACGACGTTTCCCTACGCGTTCCTCGAAGATGATCCCGTAAAAGCCGCTAGACGGGAATCGTACCTAGCGTCCGCCTGTGTGCTAAGGTACGCCGACATCCTTATCATGGACACCGTAGAACCTTGGGCGCTCCTTCCGGTGCTAACCCAGCGTCAGTGCGTGTACACCGACCCACGGGAGCCTCAGGAAGTAGAACCCGGCCTGTACAGGATCGGTGACCCGGACGAGAATTCTCCTGTGTTAGTCACGACGAACTTCACGCTGACGTACCACTGTGTGGCCGGCGACCTCGAGAGCGCCGACATCGACTGTTGGCTGCTGGTCATCGATACCGGCGGACTAGCCGTAGACGTCAGCGTTGCCGGCGGTCAGTTCACGGGGGAGGCCGTGAAGGAAGTCATCGAGGAGACGGACATCGAGGACAAGGTCGAACATCGTGTCCTTGTGATCCCGGGCAAGGCCGCCGCCGTGAAAGGGGACGTGGAGGACGCCACCGGCTGGGACGTGATGATCGGTACTCAGGACTCGTCCGAGCTGCCTGAGTTTCTGGAGAAAGAAGGTCTACTGAGGATTGAGGAATGA
- a CDS encoding 2-oxoacid:ferredoxin oxidoreductase subunit beta, with translation MTVVDWKELVRWDRMPHILCPGCGNGTILNALVRVLAEKFEEGELDPDKTVLVSGIGCSSRLPGYVKLDSLHTTHGRPLAFATGIKLANPDLEVIVITGDGDAAAIGGNHLIHAARRNLDVTVICANNYIYGMTGGQVSPTTPRGAKSTTTPYGNPEPPFDLCELVMGAGAPHVERWTTAHPAQLKAAIARALEREGFSFIDVLCQCPTNYGRRNDMRDPREMVEWLRENTSTREEEGKIRIGILRDEEREPFHKRMYDMIEEVRTGEEGD, from the coding sequence GTGACCGTCGTGGATTGGAAGGAGCTCGTACGCTGGGACCGCATGCCGCACATCCTCTGCCCCGGTTGTGGGAACGGCACCATCCTGAACGCGCTGGTTCGCGTCCTGGCGGAGAAGTTCGAGGAAGGGGAGCTCGATCCGGATAAGACGGTGCTGGTCTCCGGCATCGGTTGCTCGTCCAGATTACCGGGCTACGTGAAACTGGACTCCCTTCACACTACCCACGGTCGTCCACTGGCCTTCGCGACTGGAATCAAGCTGGCGAACCCCGACCTCGAGGTCATCGTGATCACCGGTGACGGTGACGCGGCCGCCATCGGTGGGAACCACCTGATCCACGCCGCCCGCAGGAACTTGGACGTCACGGTGATCTGTGCCAACAACTACATTTACGGAATGACGGGCGGCCAGGTCAGCCCCACGACGCCCAGAGGTGCCAAGTCGACCACGACTCCCTACGGGAACCCGGAGCCACCGTTCGACCTTTGTGAGCTCGTTATGGGGGCCGGAGCCCCTCACGTGGAGCGGTGGACCACGGCTCATCCCGCCCAGTTGAAGGCCGCGATCGCCCGTGCCCTCGAGCGCGAAGGTTTCTCCTTCATCGACGTGCTCTGTCAGTGTCCCACGAACTACGGCCGGAGGAACGACATGAGGGACCCTCGAGAGATGGTCGAGTGGCTCCGGGAGAACACCTCCACGCGGGAGGAGGAAGGCAAGATCCGGATCGGAATCCTCCGCGATGAGGAGCGCGAGCCTTTCCACAAGCGCATGTACGACATGATCGAGGAGGTGAGAACGGGTGAGGAAGGAGATTAG
- a CDS encoding 2-oxoacid:acceptor oxidoreductase subunit alpha, with amino-acid sequence MGKVDFLQGNEACAEGAIAAGCRFFAGYPITPSTEIAERMSARLPEVGGVYVQMEDEIASLAAVIGASWAGVKAMTATAGPGFSLMQEHMGYAVMAETPCVIVNVQRGGPSTGQPTKASQSDVMQARWGSHGDYEIVALSPSTVQEMYDLTIECFNWSERLRVPAVLLTDEVVGHMRERVVLRDDVETVERELPPEGEEIEKPFPMEPDDLVPPMPVFGRGHRVHVTGLTHDERGYPATDDPEVHRKLVMRLCNKVRKRAREIHEEVGYDFEERESDVALVAYGGCARTVIEAAEELGVTVFRPKVVHPFDPDMIRDLLDGYEVLVVEMNLGQYVEMVERALDRECVHLLGYPGGYPPTPERVIREVKKLSG; translated from the coding sequence ATGGGTAAGGTCGACTTCCTGCAAGGTAACGAGGCCTGCGCGGAAGGAGCGATCGCCGCGGGTTGCCGGTTCTTCGCCGGCTACCCGATCACACCATCCACCGAGATCGCGGAGCGGATGAGCGCACGACTTCCCGAGGTCGGCGGCGTGTACGTGCAGATGGAGGACGAGATCGCCTCGCTCGCAGCGGTGATCGGTGCTTCTTGGGCCGGCGTCAAGGCCATGACCGCGACCGCGGGACCGGGTTTCTCGTTGATGCAGGAGCACATGGGCTACGCGGTGATGGCGGAGACGCCCTGCGTGATCGTGAACGTGCAGCGCGGTGGACCCAGTACAGGGCAACCTACTAAGGCATCGCAGTCGGACGTCATGCAGGCACGCTGGGGCTCCCACGGAGATTACGAGATCGTCGCGCTATCCCCCTCCACGGTGCAGGAGATGTACGACCTCACGATCGAGTGCTTCAACTGGTCGGAGCGTCTCCGCGTGCCCGCAGTCCTCCTCACGGATGAAGTCGTCGGACACATGCGGGAGCGTGTGGTACTGCGGGACGACGTCGAAACGGTCGAGCGGGAGCTACCGCCCGAGGGTGAGGAGATCGAGAAGCCATTTCCGATGGAGCCCGACGATCTCGTTCCCCCGATGCCGGTGTTCGGCAGAGGGCACCGAGTCCACGTGACCGGGCTCACCCACGACGAGCGAGGATATCCGGCTACGGACGACCCCGAGGTTCATCGCAAGCTCGTCATGAGGCTGTGCAACAAGGTCAGGAAGCGGGCTCGAGAGATCCACGAGGAGGTAGGGTACGACTTCGAGGAGCGCGAGTCCGACGTCGCCCTAGTGGCCTACGGAGGCTGCGCCAGGACCGTGATCGAGGCGGCCGAGGAGCTCGGGGTCACCGTCTTCCGCCCCAAGGTTGTCCACCCGTTCGACCCCGATATGATCCGTGACTTACTCGACGGCTACGAGGTCCTAGTCGTCGAGATGAACTTGGGTCAGTACGTCGAGATGGTCGAGCGTGCCCTGGATCGCGAGTGCGTGCACCTGCTCGGCTATCCGGGTGGCTATCCACCGACCCCAGAGCGCGTAATCCGTGAGGTGAAGAAGCTCTCGGGGTGA
- a CDS encoding 2-oxoacid:ferredoxin oxidoreductase subunit gamma, which translates to MRKEIRISGFGGQGIVLAGVVLGRAAAVYEGYNAVQTQSYGPEARGGASRSDVIVSDEEVMYPYVRRPDFLVTMSQEAYEKYVGSVPEDGLVVYDSTLVEPSREDVEHVGVPATELAEEELGLRIVANMVILGALRELTGIVSFDSLRKAVEDSVPPGTEDVNVRALKLGAREVRE; encoded by the coding sequence GTGAGGAAGGAGATTAGGATCAGCGGGTTCGGCGGTCAAGGGATAGTACTCGCCGGCGTGGTTCTGGGCCGGGCCGCCGCGGTTTACGAGGGGTACAACGCCGTGCAGACGCAATCCTACGGGCCGGAGGCCCGGGGCGGTGCCTCGCGCTCGGACGTGATAGTATCCGACGAGGAGGTCATGTACCCGTACGTACGCCGACCCGACTTCCTCGTGACTATGTCGCAAGAAGCCTACGAGAAGTACGTGGGGAGCGTTCCCGAGGACGGTCTCGTCGTCTACGACTCGACGCTCGTCGAACCCTCCCGCGAGGACGTCGAGCACGTGGGCGTCCCCGCGACCGAGCTCGCCGAGGAAGAGCTCGGGCTCAGGATCGTCGCTAACATGGTCATCTTAGGCGCGTTGCGTGAGCTCACCGGGATCGTCTCGTTCGACTCACTACGAAAGGCCGTCGAGGATTCCGTACCGCCCGGGACGGAGGACGTCAACGTCCGGGCCCTCAAGCTCGGAGCCCGGGAGGTGAGGGAATGA
- a CDS encoding 4Fe-4S dicluster domain-containing protein: MGGSGGEEGGRGAGKTSYEVVIREEHCKGCFLCSWVCPIDALKRSNRRNERGYLLPEWNGECTGCRQCELICPDLAIEVREVEGDG, encoded by the coding sequence ATGGGAGGATCCGGTGGTGAGGAAGGCGGGAGAGGAGCTGGCAAGACGTCTTACGAGGTAGTAATCCGCGAGGAGCACTGCAAGGGATGCTTCCTCTGCTCCTGGGTCTGCCCGATCGACGCGCTGAAGAGGTCGAACCGGAGGAACGAGCGCGGTTACCTGCTCCCGGAATGGAACGGCGAGTGCACCGGATGTCGACAGTGCGAGCTCATTTGCCCCGACCTCGCGATCGAGGTGAGGGAGGTGGAGGGAGATGGGTAA
- a CDS encoding SDR family oxidoreductase encodes MTGGAGFIGSHVVEELVDRGHDVVVLDNFSVGCEENLREVRDDIEIVRADVTDPRAVERTFREYRPEAVIHLAAQVNVRYSMESPFVDARINALGTLNLVSLAAEHDVERFVYASSGGAVYGEPEYLPVDEEHPTRPISNYGVSKLAGEYYVRVYAERDGFEYVILRYANVYGPRQDPRGEAGVIPIFLLRAARGEPLTIFGDGEQTRDFVFVEDVARVTAEAVERGDGVYNIGTGRETSVNDIVNAVKAVTGVDVEVVYEDPRPGEVRRIYLDPSRAREELGFEPRVDLEEGIERTWEWIRRKIA; translated from the coding sequence GTGACCGGAGGAGCCGGGTTCATAGGTTCGCACGTCGTGGAGGAGCTCGTCGATCGAGGCCACGACGTGGTGGTTTTGGACAACTTCAGCGTGGGTTGTGAGGAGAACCTCCGTGAGGTCCGGGACGATATCGAGATCGTACGTGCCGACGTGACGGATCCTAGGGCCGTGGAGCGAACGTTTCGGGAGTACCGACCGGAGGCCGTGATTCACCTGGCCGCCCAGGTCAACGTACGCTACTCCATGGAGTCGCCCTTCGTCGACGCCAGGATCAACGCATTGGGTACCCTGAACCTCGTCTCGTTGGCCGCCGAGCACGACGTCGAGAGATTCGTATACGCGTCCTCGGGTGGGGCGGTGTACGGGGAACCGGAGTACTTACCCGTGGATGAGGAACATCCCACGCGACCGATATCGAACTACGGCGTCTCGAAGCTCGCAGGTGAGTACTACGTCCGTGTGTACGCCGAGCGGGACGGGTTCGAGTACGTCATCCTACGATACGCTAACGTTTACGGTCCTCGGCAGGATCCCAGGGGCGAGGCAGGGGTTATCCCTATCTTCCTATTACGGGCCGCCCGAGGTGAGCCGCTCACGATCTTCGGGGACGGTGAGCAAACCCGTGACTTCGTTTTCGTCGAGGACGTAGCTCGGGTCACGGCCGAGGCGGTGGAGCGTGGTGATGGTGTGTACAACATAGGTACCGGCCGTGAGACCTCCGTGAACGACATCGTGAACGCCGTGAAGGCGGTCACAGGGGTCGACGTGGAAGTAGTGTACGAGGATCCGCGGCCGGGCGAGGTTCGTCGGATATACCTCGACCCGAGCCGCGCCCGGGAGGAGCTGGGGTTCGAGCCACGCGTCGACCTAGAGGAGGGGATCGAGCGAACCTGGGAGTGGATCCGTCGGAAAATCGCGTAG